The DNA window ACCATTTCTTATTATTGCTATTATTAGGACTTCCTCAGGCCAAATAATCTCAGAAATAGCTTTTCCATCTAATAAAGATTCTGCCATTATTGCTAATTCTATCGTTATCTTTTCTTGATTTTCCTCATCAACCACATTGTCATCTTTTTTCATTCTATCATATAAAATTTCATATACTGGTTGTTGCCCTAAAAGTTCTGTCACATAGAAAGATACAACTGCAACAGTAGTTAAAGCCAACAGTAAATGAAAACTACCTGTCATTTCTAATATTAAAATAACCCCAGTAATTGGTGCTCTTACAACTGCAACAAAATATGCTGCCATTCCTAAAACTATCCAATGCACTGTAAAATCTGGACCCGTTTGTGCAAATATATCCACAGTTTCACCAAAAATTTTACCTATTATTGCTCCTAAAACCAACATAGGCAAGAATATTCCACCTGCAAAACCTGTTGAATAAGAAATTGCAGTAAATAAAAGTTTAATTATAAAAATTATTATCAAAGTATAAATAACTGCTTTTTCATGTATCAAACTTTCTACTAAGCTATGCCCTCCACCTGTTACTTCTGGAAGAACAAAACACAAGATAAAAGAAACTGTCATAACAAAAGAAACTTTTATCTCTCTTGATAATTTAACACCATTAAATAAATCTTGACATTTTACTAAAGTTATAGTAAATAATTTTCCAAAGAATGCTATTATTACTCCAAAAATTATATATAAGAAAAATTGAAAATATGGGTTTATAGGTAAAGGATATTCTATTGGAATATTAAAAGATGTTTGTACTCCAAAAACTCTCCTACCTACAAAGTCTGCTCCTATACTTGCAACAAAGGCACAGATTAATAATTTTCCACTTAAATATTTATGTATTTCTTCTATACTGAACATTACCCCAGCAAGTGGTGCACCAAAAGCTCCTGCAAGTCCTGCACTAGAACCACTTGTCAAAAGATAATTTCTTTCAACTGTATCCTTTTTTAATAGTTTTGAAGCTCCATATCCAACATAAGAACCTAATTGAACTGATGGTCCTTCTCTACCTAATGATAGACCTGCTCCTATTCCTAAAACTCCTGCAAAGAATTTTGCAAGTAACTCAAAAAACCAATTATTATAGTTTATTCTACCTAAAATAAGTCCTTTAACCTGTGGTATTCCACTTCCTGAGGTCTTAGGAAATTTCTTAAATAAATAATTTACAATAAGTCCCACTGCTATGAATATAAGCCACATTTTTAATAATGATACTGGATTATTTAAATTTATATCTGAAAAATATATTTTTCTAAATACTCCTATCTCTTCCAAAGCCCATCTATAAGCTGAAACAATAGCCCCTGTTATAGTTCCTACAAGTAGGCAAGCAAAATATAGTTTACCATTTCCTTTATAGAGTTTCTCCACTGTGTCCTTTGCACTATTCATAATCTTCCCCTTACTTAATAATATATGATAAAAATTTGGTTAGTAATGAACTATTTTTTTAAAATTACTATCTTTCATTATAAAATGTTTTCTATATCTAGTCAAGAAGTTTAACAGATACTTCCACCTGATTTTTTAATATCATCTTCAACAGAAAAAATTGTTTCTATCGCAATAGTTATTCCTTTTAAAATATTATCTAAACTCATACTTGGAGTATCAGCTTTTCCTATTACTTGTTCAGGTAAATATGGTATATGGATAAAACCTGATTTTTTACCCTTATATTTCTTTTTAACTAAGTATCTAACACCATAAAAGACATGATTACATACAAAAGTTCCTGCTGTATTTGAGATTGAAGCAGGAATATTATTTTTTGTAATTTCACTTTGTATAGATTTTATTGGTAGAGTTGAAAAATAAGCATTATCTCCATCAGGATAAATTTTTTCATCAATAGGTTGATTTCCTTCATTATCTTTTATTCTAAAATCATCTATATTTATTGCAATTCTTTCTATTGAAATATCTGTTCTTCCTCCTGCTTGTCCTATTGAAAGGATATAGTTGGGGTCATAACTTTCAATTTCTTTATCTATCTTTTCTATTGATTTTTTATATACTGTTGGTATTTCTAAAATTTTAATCTCATTTTCTCCAATTTTTTTAGGCAATAATTTTATAACTTCCAATGCAGGATTTATTTTTTCTCCACCAAATGGGTCAAAACCTGTAACAAGAATTTTTTTCATATTTCCTCCTGTTTATAAACAAAAATAGCACCTATTGCAGTAAGTGCTATTTAGTTCCAATAAAAAGTATTAACTTCGTTTATTTAATTATATTCTTTTATTTTTTAAATGTCAATGGTATAATTATTTGTTCCAACTTTTCCTTTCCAAACCTTTCAAAAAGGAGGTACAGAATTGTATAAATTTTTTGACAGATAGATTATTGCAGTATTCTATCTGTTTTTTTGTATGTTTAAATATTCTTTATATACTTTTTATAGCTATTAAATATCTCTTTACTAATCTTTTGTGATTTAAAAACTTTCTTCTCTAAATTATTAACTGGCATAATCCCAAATAATGAATTTGTTAGAAAAATTTCATCAGCATTATTTAAAAATTCTAAGTCTATTTCACTTTCAATAATATCATAATTTGAAACTATATACTGTCTAATAATTCCATTTAAAAGCCCACAAGATAGATTTGGAGTATAAATTTTACCTCCAACAACTGCAAATATATTGCTTGTAGTTCCTTCTGTAATTTGATTTTTACTATTTAAAAATATTGGCTCATCATAACCCAATTTTTTACTTTTTCTTTTTTCTAAAATATTATCTCCATAATTTAAAGTTTTATGAAAAGTAAAAATAGAGGTTTCATTTCTTCTAACTTCTGAAATATTTAGGCTAAAACCTTTTTCATAATCTTTTTTTGTATAAGTATATTCTCTTTTTAAGAATAATCTGTTTTTTTCAGATAAAACTATTTTTAAGACTTCATATTCAAGAGTATTTTTATTATTATTTAAGTATTGAAATACTTCATTTTTTTCTAACTTATCTATATTCAAAGCTAAATTTTCAATAGATTTATTAATTCTTGCCAAATGTTCATCTAAGAAAACTAGTTTTCCCTTGTAAAGTAAAATAGTTTCAAATAGACCTAAACCAAAGCTATATCCCTCATCTAATTCTATTAACATATAGCCTCCAAAATAGCTTTTGCCTTTTGTAAAGTTTCTTCATATTCAAACTCTAACTCGGACTCACAGGTAATTCCACCACCTACACCAAGATAATATTTACCATTTTTATGAATAGCAGTTCTTATAACAATATTTAAGTCACAATCTCCATTAAATGAAACATAGCCTATTGAACCTGTGTATAAATCTCTTCTTGAATTTTCTAATTCATCTATTATTTCCATTGCTCTTATCTTAGGTGCTCCTGTAATTGAACCTCCTGGAAAAGTGGCT is part of the Fusobacterium nucleatum genome and encodes:
- a CDS encoding chloride channel protein, giving the protein MNSAKDTVEKLYKGNGKLYFACLLVGTITGAIVSAYRWALEEIGVFRKIYFSDINLNNPVSLLKMWLIFIAVGLIVNYLFKKFPKTSGSGIPQVKGLILGRINYNNWFFELLAKFFAGVLGIGAGLSLGREGPSVQLGSYVGYGASKLLKKDTVERNYLLTSGSSAGLAGAFGAPLAGVMFSIEEIHKYLSGKLLICAFVASIGADFVGRRVFGVQTSFNIPIEYPLPINPYFQFFLYIIFGVIIAFFGKLFTITLVKCQDLFNGVKLSREIKVSFVMTVSFILCFVLPEVTGGGHSLVESLIHEKAVIYTLIIIFIIKLLFTAISYSTGFAGGIFLPMLVLGAIIGKIFGETVDIFAQTGPDFTVHWIVLGMAAYFVAVVRAPITGVILILEMTGSFHLLLALTTVAVVSFYVTELLGQQPVYEILYDRMKKDDNVVDEENQEKITIELAIMAESLLDGKAISEIIWPEEVLIIAIIRNGVEKIPKGRTVMMAGDVLVLLLPEKIVPEVKEKLMKHTSTE
- the pcp gene encoding pyroglutamyl-peptidase I — translated: MKKILVTGFDPFGGEKINPALEVIKLLPKKIGENEIKILEIPTVYKKSIEKIDKEIESYDPNYILSIGQAGGRTDISIERIAINIDDFRIKDNEGNQPIDEKIYPDGDNAYFSTLPIKSIQSEITKNNIPASISNTAGTFVCNHVFYGVRYLVKKKYKGKKSGFIHIPYLPEQVIGKADTPSMSLDNILKGITIAIETIFSVEDDIKKSGGSIC
- a CDS encoding aminotransferase class IV encodes the protein MLIELDEGYSFGLGLFETILLYKGKLVFLDEHLARINKSIENLALNIDKLEKNEVFQYLNNNKNTLEYEVLKIVLSEKNRLFLKREYTYTKKDYEKGFSLNISEVRRNETSIFTFHKTLNYGDNILEKRKSKKLGYDEPIFLNSKNQITEGTTSNIFAVVGGKIYTPNLSCGLLNGIIRQYIVSNYDIIESEIDLEFLNNADEIFLTNSLFGIMPVNNLEKKVFKSQKISKEIFNSYKKYIKNI